The sequence below is a genomic window from Brevibacillus agri.
CGTATCTTCTCCTATGTGAACGCTCACCAAAAAGTTGACCACTTTGCTCATCATAAAGTTACCCACCTGACAGTTTGAGCACACGTCATCATTTTCACACCTAATTGCAAATGTTTTTACTGAGCCAAGGATCGTCAAGGGCTTGCGTAGCAAGGGGTTTACCCTTTATCCTTGACGATCCTTGGTGCAGGAAATAAAATGCTACTTTGTGTGAAAAAAAGCATCGTAGGTGGTCAACTCGAAGATGAGCGTTTGCTCCAAAAATGGTCAACTTTTTGATTAGCATTCACACTCCTATTTTTACATGCCCAACTTCAGCAACGCGAAGGGCTTCGAGCCATTGCTGACGATGTTCTATCAAAGAAATTTCAGCAAGAATTAGGACTGTCATCGATCAGCCCCGCACAGCTTAGTCGAAAAAACAATCGGGTAGAACCTGCTTTGCTTGAAGAAGTTTTTGTCGACCTTGTCCAGCAAATTCAACGCGTTTCTGGAAAAGCCTGCTCTCTTCGAAAACACATAAAGATCATTGATTCCACTACAATTGGATTATGTTTGCAAAAGTATAAGTGGGCAACCTTTCGCGAAACAAAGGCAGGAATCAAAATTCATCTTCGTCTCGTTTTCGCAAGCCAGGAGGATGTCTATCCTGAAAAGATTTCCCTAACTTGTGCCAAATCCAATGACCGCACCCAAATGGAGTCGCTGATTGATGAGATCGGAGCCATGTACGTCTTTGATCGAGGGTACGTGGATTATGAAAAGTTCGATGAGTATACCGATCAGGGCATCTTTTTTGCTTCACGTCTCAAGGATAACGCGGAAACTCGTCATTTGTATACTTTCAAAGTACCACCAGAAAGCTCCGTTTTATCTGACTCCATGATCCTTCTTGGAACGCCACAAAAACGGGTGGATAATGTGTTACGACTGATTGAAACGCATGATTCGAAAGGAAATCGTATTCGAATCATCACCAATCGGTTCGACTTAGAAGCAGAAGAATTGAGCGACATCTACCGTTGGCGCTGGCAAATAGAACTGTTTTTCAAATGGATGAAACAACACGCAAAGATCAAGACGTTCTATGGAACAAGTGAAAATGCGGTCTGGAATCAAGTTTTTCTCGCTCTCATTGCTTACTGCTTGTTGCTTCTTGTAAAGCTGGAAAGAAACAGTCAGCACAGTCTGCTGCAAATCAGTAGATGGCTCAAAGTGTTTCTCTGGCAGACCTTTGAACAATGGATAGGCAGAATGGATTACCAATCCAAACGAACATCCAGAGGGCGACAGAAAAGGAAGTAAGTGTTGTTTGTTGTTGTCGATGTTGTAATAAATGTATAAAACTACTAAATGGATAGTGGCTACCTTTTGCTTGGCTGTTCTCGTTTTTGGTTGTGAAGTTGAAAATGTCATTCAGAATAATTTGACAATAGATGGATTCATTTTTTATGCAACGCTAATGTAATTTCATAGACTTCGGAAATCTTCAGAGCATATTTTTCTGTGCCAAGCTCAATCACTATATACTGGTCTTGCTGTGAAACTTCCATTGTTTCACCCCCTAGGTATATTCACTCAACCAAGGAATGCGGATTCGGATAGAAGATACGGCAGATCATGCCAAGAAAAGATACTGTCTGTTTTTAACATTCATGAGTATGGTACAGCTCAATAAAGTGCGATTCACACATTTGTAGAAATACAGTCAAATAATACGGATCAAATTGCGTGTTTCGACTTTTCCACAACTCTGTTTTGGCATCCGCGAACGAAATGCTTTTACGGTAAGGGCGATCCGAAACCATGCAGTCGAACGCATCCAATATGGAACAAATTCTGGCGTAGAATGGGATGTCACTGCCAATCAAACCGAATGGGTAACCCGTTCCATCCAGACGTTCATGATGGTAGAGAACCGAACTGGTAACATCCTGGTTGGTGATGCCCTCCTTCTGTAAAAATTCGTTTCCCCATATCGGATGTTGCTTAATTAATTCCCATTCATTTTGGGACAGTGCGGAGGATTTTCTTAAAATGGATTTTGGAACAAAAATTTTACCGATATCGTGCAAGGAGCATCCCAGTACAAGTTTTTGCGATTGCTCTTGATTTAAATTTAATTCTGCGGCCATTCGTCTTGCCATATTACTAACGCGAATACTGTGATGATAAGTAGTCGAATCGTGCAACCATAATTTGTGCAGCCAACTTGCGATACGCTGATTCAATAGGATGTCCCTCCATTAAAGATAATGTTGACAGGACCCATATTGTTTTGTAACTTATTGCCTTAAGTGCCATACACACAATTTCGCACAACTGAACTTGTACGACATCAGGAGGGACAAAAAATGAAACATGGTATCGTGGGGCCAATTGAGAAAGAGCAAGATGAGTTGACGGACGAAGAAATTGTCAGTATGTTTTTGGCAACATATCAACACTCAAAAAACACGTTGCGAAATTATAAGTACGCGATTGAACGATTTCAAAAATTCATCGGTAAAAAAAGGCTTAATGAAGTTACTTGGAGGGATGTCGAACTTTATAAACTGAGTCTGCTCAAGAGGGATGAAAACAATAATCGCCAATATGCCACAGCGACAATCTCCGTATTACTGGCTCCGCTTCGTTCTCTTTATAAGTGGGGGAATAGTGTCAATATTAATTGTTTTACCCACGATCCGGCAGCATGCATCAAAAAACCGAAAGTTTCAAATAACAGCAGGCGGCATTTTTTAACGAAACATGAGGTTGTAATGATATTACAGCAATTAAACACCATGGGGCTTCGCAATTATGTCATCGGCTTGACTTTGGTTTTGCTTGGTCTGAGAGTTTCCGAATTGGTTTCTATGGAATGGGACGATTTTCATTCGGATCCCATGGGAACTTCCATTTGGTTGACCGTGCTTAATGGAAAAGGTCGGAAAGAACGGGAGGTGAAAGTACCCGAGATGCTCTGGAACCTGCTTTGTTCATACCGTATGGAAGATAGAAGAAGTGGCAAAGTTTTTCCGATTACCTCCCGTCAGGTTGAACGAATCATCGAGATCGCCCGTAAAAAAGCGAATTTTTCCAAGAAGGTAACCCCCCACTGGTTGCGGCACACCAATGCAACCTTGGCTTTGTTGAACGGGGCGTCCCTTCAACAGGTGCAACAGACTCTGGGGCATTCCCGCATCAATACGACACAACGTTATATACATACAGTGGAGCAAATCAAAAAAGCAGCTCCGGATTTTGTCGAAGATTGCCTGAAGGAAGTACTCTAGTGTGCAAGTTGAACAACATACTCTCTAAAAAGAAAATGATTGAAAATAATTGTTTTTTCATGGTATATTTGGATCGATATTTGCAGAATTTTGTCTTAATATGTCGTACAAGTTCAGTTGTGCGACATTAATAATGATAATTATATTATCATTATCCCAATTAGCGGTAAATTCATACATAATTCGCCAAGATATCATTATCCGTAAGATAATCTCCATTCTCTTGAGACTGGCTTTGAGCCGCACACATCAATACTTACCCGTTTCGCTTACCTGTTTATATAATAAAGTATCTGTTTGTAGAGTAGAGAACTGAAACGAGTTCTGGCGACCTGAAGGTCGCCAGAACTCGTTTCAGTTCTCCCTCATCAAACCGTACGTGAGGTGGATCGGCTACACTGAATTCCTTCAGCACAAGGGAAAGCGCCGCGTTGATTTATGTGGGCGAATACCCGTAAGTGCAAGTACCAACGGAAAAACGGGCTCTGCCTCCTGGCGGGCTTGCCTTTGGCTTTTCGTTCCTTTACATCCCAGTTTCAGGAAGTTGCAATTTGGATAAACTGCAAAATAATCGGGACGCCTTGGGAGGGTACCTCGCTCAGAACCAGCAGCCCGTTTTGCACGACATAGCTGTTGGGCGGTTGCAAAATCCCGTTGATGAACAAATTGACGATCGAAACCGACTGCTGTCCGAGAATCCCTGAGGTGCTGAGCTGTGGCACGGCATCCGCGTCGGTGTACACATTTTTTTGTCCATCGGAAAACGTCGTGTATTGATAAATCGTGGTGGTCAGCAGTCCTGGCGTGCACGGACACGGCGGGCAAGGGGGGCAGGTAGGGCACGGCTGTCCCGGAAAAATGTCTGGACATCCCAAAGGCATGAGCTGATAGCGCACATTTAGGGAGTACGTCCGATTGGCGGCGCTGCACTGGATGTTTCTTTGCTGCAAAACTTTTCCCTCCTCTCTATACGAATGATGCGTGCGTTTTTGCGGCTGCCGGTTCACCTCCAAAGCTTTCCATGCGTAACTCGGCTAAGCTGTTTTTGGTCCAACGAGAACGGGCAAAAAAGGAGCGTGCGCCACTTCTCCCCCCCATGTCAGACAGTCTGGCGACGGAACGAGAGTACCCCAGGCATGTACAATCGCCTGGGGCTTCCCGTTTGAGTGGATCTCTTGTTTTAGTTGACGACGAATTCAACCAAGACAGGTGTCCCCGCATTCTCAGCGTCGCCATCCGGGATCGTGATAGTGGTTGTGCTGATGGTGGACGTGTTTCCTGGCTGCAGGACGCCGTTGATGTAGAGATTGTAGAAGGCAAAGGTACTTGGGAATGCAGTAGCCGCAGTACCCGCATCTGTACTGAACTCGGTTGCTGCAATCGCAAAAGTGGCTCCTGTACCTGTTCCGGCTCCCATCGTCGAGGTGAAGCGCAGAGACGTCATAAATGGTTTGATGATTGGCATGCACACCAACTCCTCATGTAAAGTTCCTAAGGAAAAAACCTTACAATACATATCAAATGAACGAATCTGCGTTCCCGAAACGGACAAACATCATCTGGGAGGACGTATATTTTATCGGTTTCGAACCTGCACACCGTGTATTTATCTGCGTTGCCAGAACAACGCAGCCAGACGGAATGAGCCCTATTCGAAACAAAAGATAATCTAGGCTCCTTCTTGCTAGAAAAGTGCCCCCTCTTGCCTTGCTGCCCTTTCGGCACCTCTCTTCAATAGAAAAAAGGCAATAGCGCGTCTGTTCCCAAACGTTAGCCTTCTGCTTCCCCTTTATGACTCAACCTCTCCCCAGCTTGAAAAATAGAAAAAGCGCCCGCACTCAGCCGGACGCCCCTGCTCATTCCTCATATTCGATTGTCGCCAACAGCTCCACAAGCCCATCGCCTACGTGCTGCTCACCCGTCAGCGCAAACAAAGCTTCATTCACAGTCCCGTAGTTGGTCACTTGCCCGTAGAGCAAAATAACTGTCGGAAAACGGGCAATCTCCCCGGACAGGTTCGGCGGAATTTTTTCGGCAAAACTCTCCCCGGCGGATACGCACTCGCGCTGCAAATAAGCCAAAAACGCTGCCCGCTCCTCTACCTGCGCCACCGCGTGCACCTCGAAAAAATCTTCGTCAACCCAATCCAGCCCTGCGGCGGCCATAAATCCGGACGGGATCACGTCCCCGTCCTCCGTGTACTCAGGCTGCAGGAAAGACTGCAGCTCTTCGTCCGTCTGCAAGGTCGTTCCCCAAATCGCAACGACATGCTTCATTCCCCGTTCCCCTCCTGCCCGACATGATCTGCCTCCACTCCCGGCCTCTTCGTCCAACTCCGCAAGAACGAGCGGCAGCCCTTCTGCTTCCGGCAGGGCAGGCACGCTGCGGTCAAATAAGCCCGCTGGCTGCCAGACACGAGCTTTTCTCCTTCCTGCGGCTTCCACAGCGAACGAACCCAGCCCGCAGCATTGGCTCCCTGCGTTTCCGCCAAAAGCTCGCACCATGGCTCCCTTCCGGAAAAGGTCTTTTCCTGCGCGATTTTCGTCACCCATGCTTGCAAAATGCTGTCCGGCGCATACTGGCGAAACGCCACCCGGACGCGTTCGTCCCCTGCTCCGTGCATCGCGGCGTATTCGATCAGCCAGGAAAAGTCAGTAGCCGCTTCTTCCAGCGAACGCTCTGCAGCCACCGCTTCCAGCTTTCTGCGTTGTGCCCGTGCACATCCAGGCCATCCGCTCCGGCAAACGGCTCGTAGTTCCAGCTCTCTGCCCCGATACACCCAAGCGCTGTCACCCGGTCGACAAATGCCGTGAAGCTTTGCCCGAGCAAAAGAAACTCGCCTGTCTCATGCCCCCAGGCATACACGGGCGGATCGTCTGCGCCAGCTCGCAAATCCAGCAGCAGCATGTCGCCATTGCCTCCTGTGTGGAAGCAAAGATACCGCTGCTCGTCGCTCGGGTCTTCCTCGTCGCCAAAATAAGGCCACTCGAAGCCGTCCAGGCTCCAGCCGAGATCCCCGCTGAGGGAAAAAGGCTCGCCCGTTCTCGCTGGCAACGACCAGCCAACCTGGACGCGACTCGTCCCCGCAAGCAAAATCCGGCGAATGGCCGCAGGCAACCTGATCCCCAGCCGCGCTTCCGCCTCTGCGACTTGCTCTGGCACAGCAGGCGGCCCGATGATGAGCGGCCAAATACGCGCCCCTTGTCTTTCCATGTCCGTCATAAGCGTTTTCCACGCGTGAACCCACTTTTCCATCTGCTCGCGCATTCAGGCAGCTCCTTTTTGTCCATGCTTGACTTGACCTGCTTTTTCTTATTGTTACGAATGTAGCCGTCGATTTTCAATCTTCCAAAGAACCAATTTCAACCAAATTTTCCACGCTAACATGCTCAAAACTTGGCTGGCCCCATGCTGACCGTACCTGTCGTCCCCAACCGCCACTTACCAATCACTCCAGCCGCTCCATCTCCCCATGCCACCGCACACCCGCATGCAAAAAAACGTTTCCTTCGAATCGGAAACGTTTTTTCTACACCGGCACGATCTATACCGGCACTAATACGCTTTTAACCATATGGCGGAATTGATGTCCGCTCACCTTTACCGTCCCGTCCTGGCGATAGCCCAATGCTTCGTAGAGCTGGCGCGCACGCGGATTTTCCTCGTCCACCAAAAGGGCGATGCGGTCATGGCGGCGCTGGATTGCCTCCTGCTCGAACGCTGCCAGCAGCTTTTTGCCGATCCCTCTGCCCCTCTTGTCCGAGCGCACCGCTATCGAATCGAGGTAAAACTCATCGTCGCGCGCTTCCTTGACCAGCGCGGGAGCTACGCCCGTCCGCTTTTGGACAAACTCGACAAACGGCCGATCGAGCGCTTCGGTCTGGCTGCCATGATAAAACAGCGCCAGTCCCATTGGCTCGTCTCCTTCCATGGCAATGACGGCATTTTCGTAGCTGAGCCGATTTTGTTGCTGCGCGAAAAACTGCGCCATCAGCGAAATGGCCTCGTCAGCCTCCGTCGCTCCCGTCAAGGTGTACGCGATATCTCCAATGGCTTCATAAATCAGCGGTGCCGCAAATGCTGCATCTCTCGGTTCCGCTTTACGTATCATGGTACTCTCTCCTTGCGTGTACTGTACGTGTCCATGCGCCGTCCCCTAAACAGACGGCTGCGAAAGGCGACCCGTTTTTTTGCTGGCCAAAGCCAACATCAGTCTCATTGTGGCACACTTTGCGCCCAAGGTCGAGCTACCCGCACAACTGTCACAAATTGGCAACAAAGAAACCGCTCTCACATAGAGAGCGGTCTGTCTACGCCTACCCGATCATTTTTTCAATCGTCAGCTTGCGCTCGTAACGCAAATCGAGAAACTCGCCGCTGCGCCGCACCAATGGCCGCATCGGCTCGTCCTGGTGAATCAGAATTATTTCGACCTCTTCCCCGCTGCTCAGGCGCGCCCTCGCCCCGACGTACAGCAAAGCGATGTAGCGCACAAAAACCGAGACCACCTCAATGTTCAACAGCCCGTTGCAAGCTTCCTTCCACAGAAGCTGCGCCGCCTCGAACGGAGAAGTTCTGCCTTTGTAGACCCGGTCGGAGCAAATCGCGTCGAACATGTCGGCGATCGCCAAAACCTGGCACTCCAGCGGTATCTCGTCGCCTTTTCGCTGTTCAGGATACCCGGAGCCATCCAGCCGCTCGTGGTGAAGCAGCGCGCAGAGCGCCAGCTTCTCTGAGCCGCCTTCCATCTTGCGAATCATGTCGTAGCCGTAAGTCGTGTGCTTTTTCATGATCGCAAATTCTTCCTCTGTCAGCTTGTCCGGCTTGAGCAGCACTTCCTTGGGAATGCGCATTTTTCCCACGTCATGCAAAAATCCTGCGTTCCCCATAAACGTCACCTGCTGCTCGTCCCACTTCAACAGCCGGGCGATCAGCGAACACAGAATACCTACGTTCAACGAATGCCGATATGTATAACTGTCCGCCCCTTCCAACACGTACAGGGAACGAAACAGTCCCAGATGCTTCGTCGATTTTTCCAGCACATTCGCAAAAATTTGCGAAAACTGCTCCAGACTGCCCACCTTGTCCTGCTGCAGTTGATCGAAAAGCAGCCGCGTCTGGTCCAAGGCTTGTACGTAAGCGGCGACAGTCTCCGCGTCAGCCTCCAACTGGAATAATTGTGTAGAAACCTGCTCCCCCGTTCCTTCCGTCCAGGTTTGCACGACCGCAACCTCTCGCACTCGCTGTTTCAGAAGAATATGTACATGTGCAGCCGTAATCGTCGTATTCTTTCCCAGCAGCAAAACTCCGCTGTTGGAGTAAAGATCCTCTGCTAATACTTGCCCAATCAGTTTGTGATCGACGGGTGCCGTAGGCATACAATCAACCTTTCCAGTCATGTATTTTCCTAAATTATAGAAAGGAAGGGGAAGAGTTACAATCTTTTTTTCGACAATTGTCATGATTTCGCGAGCGGGACGTTCTGCTTGCGCCGCACATACGATATAGAGCGAATGCTAGCGGTGATTTCAAGGAGGGAACGCGTTTCATGACGACACTGTACATCACGCCAAAGGCATGGAAACAGATCGAACAGACTGTACGAAAAAAACCCTCGCTGGAAACAGGAGGGATCATGATGGGATATCCGCTCGGGGATGAAAAGTGGGTCGTGACGTTTGCCAGCGACCCGGGGCCAAATGCGATTCATCAGCCGCACTCGATCTTTTTCGATGATGACTACTTGAAAAGGCTCGTCCGCAAGCTGAGCCGAAACCGCCAGTGGCAGTACATCGGCGATTGGCATAGCCACACGATCAAGCGGCTGTCCCCGAGCAAAGGGGACAAACGAACCATCTGGGCAAAAGCTTCGCAATCCGTGTACATGTCTTCCTCCCCGCTGATGCTGATTGTCGGGCTTGGCAAGCGCAATCAGCTTCAGGCGCGCGGGTTCATTCTCGGGAATACCCTGCGCGAAGTTGGGAAGATCGAGCTGTATAATCGGCAAGCTCATCGACAGCCCGGCGAAAAAGCTCCATCGCCTGGTTCTTCCCCCAGCTTGGCTGGTTCTCTGATACGACACAGATCGCATAGCGCGGCTCCTCCAAAGGAGCGTAGCCGACAAACCAAAGGTGATTTTTGGAATCGCTTGTACTCCCTGTCTGGGCGGTCCCGCTCTTCCCGGCAACCTGCCAGGAAGAATCCAGCAGTATTTGGCCGGTCCCATCTGTAACGACCTTGCGCATCATTTTGCGCAGCTTGCTCGCTGTCACATAGTCGATTCCGGCGGCAGAGAGCTTCTGCTCCGGAAACTGGTAGAACGGCTGTCCGTTTCGATAAGCAATTTCCTTGACCAGACGTACCTGCGCGGGTTGGCCGCCGCGCAGGATCGTCACCATCATGTTCGCCGCCTGCAGCGGAGTAATCCGCACATCGCGCTGGCCGATTGCGCTCTGGATCAAGACGCCCTCGTCGCTGTAGGAGACATCCTTCGCAAACACACGGCCGCTTTCTTCGCCATCGAGCTGCTTGAATCCATCCAGCTTGAACAGATGCGCAGTTGCATGCCCCACCTGAGCGGTCAAGCCCAGTCTCCGGGCGTACTCCTCCAGCTTTTCTGAGCCGACTCTTTTCGCAATTTCCGCAAAAGCGATGTTGCACGACTCGGCGTAAGCCTCCTCCATCGTGACGCTGCCGTGCCCTTCCTTTTTCCAGCAGGAAAAATGGTACTTGCCGTACTCGCCCGTACACGTAAACCGCTCCGTAGGGGAAATCACGCCTTCCGCCAAGGCGGCAGCGGCTACCACCGTCTTGAAGACAGAGCCTGGCGGCAACTGCTTGAACGCCCTGTTTTTCCACTCGCCGGCTTGGCCGCCTACATTCGTCTGGTCGTAGCTTGGCCGGCTGACAGCGGCGAGAATATCGGCGTTTTGCGCATCCAGGACGACGACGCTGCCTTCCCGCAGGCCGACCTGATCTGCCGCCGCCTCCATTCGCCGCTGAATGTCCACATCGAGCGTGGTCGACAGCGAAAGCGGGTAATATTGATTGCTAGGCTTCGTATAGCGAATGTCCAGTCCGCGCAGCGGCTTGCCCTGGCCGTCGACGTAGTAGGACAAGACCGACGGCTCCACTCCTTGCAAAAAGCGGTCAAAGCTTCTTTCCAGCCCGGATGCGCCAACGGTAGATTCCGCATTCATTTTGCCGCTCGCCCATTCGTCCGGGTAGAGCGTCTCGACCATGCCAGGATTTTTGTGAATGAAGCCGATCAGATGCTTGGCCACTTCGTCTGTGCGGTAGCGCTCCGTCACCGCCAATGCTACTACACCGGGAATCGCAAGCGCGTTGATTTCGTCTGCCTGCTTTTGGGTAAGCTCGATCAGCTTGCCTGTTTCGCTGCGCAGAAGCAGCGGGACCTTTGCTTTTTCCATCGTCTCGGACAGCCGTTCTTTTGGCTGGCCTGTAATTTCCGCCAGCCTGGCAAGCCCTTCTGTCCCTTCCAGGCTGCCGCGGGCAAGCGGAAACAAAATCAGGGCGAGATGCTCTACGCCTGTAAACGCATAGCCGCCGCGATCCAAAATATCTCCGCGGCCGCTGTGCAGCACAAAGCTTTGCTGCCGTTGCTTCACCGAAGCTTTCACCAAGTCGATTCCGCGCCGGGAAAAGCGATGGGGCGCGCCGAGCTGTATCCACCACAGCCGGGCAATCAGCCCTACCCAGAGTAGCGTCATCGCCATCAACACGAGAAAATGCCGTCGTTTGATCCGTCGATCAAGCTGCATGCCGTTTCCCTCCCCGCCCTTTTTTTCCCAGTATTGCCGGAATCGCCGGGCGAGAAACTTTTCCATGCAAAAAACACACTGCAACTGGCAGTGTGCTTTCGTTCAAAACCGGATTGGATGCTACAGCCTGGCTGGCTGCTGTTTTTCCAACAGGATGTTTTTGATTTTCGTCGACAAAAGATCGAGTGCCACGCGGTTGTATCCGCCCTCGGGAATGATGACATCCGCATAGCGCTTGGTCGGCTCGATGAACTGCAGGTGCATCGGACGCACAACATTCAAATATTGATTGACCACAGAATCCAGCGAACGGCCGCGCTCCTCGATATCGCGCACGATCCGGCGAACGATGCGCACATCCGCATCCGTGTCGACAAACACCTTGATATCCATAAGATTGCGAATCCGCTCGTCTTCTAAAATCAGCATCCCTTCGAGAATGATGACGTCCTTCGGGTCTACCTGGATTTGCTCGCTCTTGCGGTTGTGCACCTTGAAATCGTAAATCGGCTTTTGGATCGCCCGTCCTTGCAGCAGTTCCTGCAAGTGGTGCAAAAGCAGATCGTTGTCAAATGCAAGCGGATGGTCGTAATTCGTCAAGGCGCGCTCTTCTATACTCAGATGGCTCTGATCCTTGTAGTACGAATCTTGCTCGATCATCGTCACGCTATCGTTGCGGAACTGGTGATACAGCTCCTTTGCCACCGTGGTCTTTCCCGAACCACTGCCTCCTGCTACCCCAATCAATACGGGGTTACCCATGCCACATGTCCCCTTCCTCATGCTGCTTCTAACGAAATCACCCTACGGCTGCATGCGTTTCTTCAAGCTGACAGCCAGTCCGTCCCCTACTGGTATGAACGTCGTCTCCAAATCCGGCCGCTCTGCCAAATGCGCGTTGAAGGCGAGCAGCTTGTCCACCATCGGCCGTTGTCTTTTGCCTGCCTCGTCTGGCGTCGCCACCAATCCGCGGAACAGGACGTTGTCGCTGATGACAAGTCCCCCCTCCCGGAGCAGGGGCAAGTACAAATCGAGAAACGCCCGATACTGTCCTTTGGCCGCGTCGATAAACAGGCAGTCAAACTGATAGGAATCAGGCAGTCCAAGCGTCGCGTCGCGCAACAGGATTTCAACCCGGTCCGCGCAGCCCGCTTCCGCTACATTGGCCCGTGCCCGCGCCAGACGTTCTTCATCTATGTCCATCGTGACAATCCGCGCCTGTGGTGCTGCTTCGGCAAGCCAAATGGTCGAATAGCCGATCGCTGTACCTACCTCCAAAATCGATTGGGGGCGATGCAGCAAAAGCAGCATTCTCATCACCTGAGCGGAAGCAAGCTGAACGATCGGAATATTTTCTTCGGCAGCTTCCTGTTCCAGTCGCGCCAGAAGCGGCGATCGCGCCGGAACCAGGCCCGACACGTAGTCGTCGATTGCGGGATTGGTTATCATGATTTCACTCCTCTTTCGTTACAACCGCATTATTATAGCATACCTCGCCAAAAAGAACAGAGGAAACCTGGTTAGTTTCCCCTGCTTTTTGCATCATTTGCGTTGTGCTCAGAAAGTGTTTTGGAGAAGTAATGCTCCGAGGTTCCGTCTTTTTTCGTGACGTAGAAAAAGTAGTCGTGCTGTGCGGGATTGACAACCGCTTCCAGTGAGGCTCTGCCCGGATTGGCAATCGGTCCCGGCGGCAAGCCCGGGTTCAGGTACGTGTTGTACGGGCTTTTCACCTTCAAATCTTCATACGTCAGCCGATCGCGTTGCTTGCCCAAAATAAACTGCACGGTGGCGTCGGCCTGCAGCGGCCATTTATCGCGGATGCGGTTGTAGTACACGCCGGCGACGAGCGGCCGCTCCTTGTCTACCGTCACTTCCCGTTCCACGATGGAAGCGAGGCTGACCGCCTCATCGAGCGTCAGTCCGCGCTGTTTGAGCTGCTCTGTCCACTGCGGCTGCCATACTTTCTCGAATTGGGCCAGCATCCGCGAGACGAC
It includes:
- a CDS encoding O-methyltransferase, producing MITNPAIDDYVSGLVPARSPLLARLEQEAAEENIPIVQLASAQVMRMLLLLHRPQSILEVGTAIGYSTIWLAEAAPQARIVTMDIDEERLARARANVAEAGCADRVEILLRDATLGLPDSYQFDCLFIDAAKGQYRAFLDLYLPLLREGGLVISDNVLFRGLVATPDEAGKRQRPMVDKLLAFNAHLAERPDLETTFIPVGDGLAVSLKKRMQP
- the udk gene encoding uridine kinase, encoding MGNPVLIGVAGGSGSGKTTVAKELYHQFRNDSVTMIEQDSYYKDQSHLSIEERALTNYDHPLAFDNDLLLHHLQELLQGRAIQKPIYDFKVHNRKSEQIQVDPKDVIILEGMLILEDERIRNLMDIKVFVDTDADVRIVRRIVRDIEERGRSLDSVVNQYLNVVRPMHLQFIEPTKRYADVIIPEGGYNRVALDLLSTKIKNILLEKQQPARL
- a CDS encoding peptidoglycan D,D-transpeptidase FtsI family protein translates to MQLDRRIKRRHFLVLMAMTLLWVGLIARLWWIQLGAPHRFSRRGIDLVKASVKQRQQSFVLHSGRGDILDRGGYAFTGVEHLALILFPLARGSLEGTEGLARLAEITGQPKERLSETMEKAKVPLLLRSETGKLIELTQKQADEINALAIPGVVALAVTERYRTDEVAKHLIGFIHKNPGMVETLYPDEWASGKMNAESTVGASGLERSFDRFLQGVEPSVLSYYVDGQGKPLRGLDIRYTKPSNQYYPLSLSTTLDVDIQRRMEAAADQVGLREGSVVVLDAQNADILAAVSRPSYDQTNVGGQAGEWKNRAFKQLPPGSVFKTVVAAAALAEGVISPTERFTCTGEYGKYHFSCWKKEGHGSVTMEEAYAESCNIAFAEIAKRVGSEKLEEYARRLGLTAQVGHATAHLFKLDGFKQLDGEESGRVFAKDVSYSDEGVLIQSAIGQRDVRITPLQAANMMVTILRGGQPAQVRLVKEIAYRNGQPFYQFPEQKLSAAGIDYVTASKLRKMMRKVVTDGTGQILLDSSWQVAGKSGTAQTGSTSDSKNHLWFVGYAPLEEPRYAICVVSENQPSWGKNQAMELFRRAVDELADYTARSSQLRAGYSRE